The DNA sequence TCCAGGGCGGTGAGAGACGCTTCTATGTGCCAGGTCTCGAAGACATGGCAGTGATGTGCATCCGGCCCAACAGGGCAGGGAATTTCGTCAAAGAGCGCTACGATGAAAAATGCGCCCGCTGGAAACAGTTCTGGCCGGAACTCACCATTGAGGTGGCCTAGGAGACACAAAAAACCCCGCGGAGCTTCGAGCCACGCGGGGTTTTCTGAATTTTGTAACGAAAAGCTAGTGCAGCTTGTCTTTGACCTCAGCGATTGATTTATCAATCAGCTGGGCGGCGCGGTCGCCGTCGAGCTTCTCTTCAATGATCTTGCGAGCAGCAGAGACAGCAATGTCAGCGGCCACAGAGCGAACTTCCTGAAGTGCTTGAGCTTCTGCCTGACCGATTTTGTCTTCAGCCAGTTGCGTCCGCCGCTCAACCTGCTGAGCCAGGTTTTCCTTGGTCTCAATGGCGAGCCGCTCAGCTTCTGCCCGTGCCTGTTCGACAATGGCTTCGGCTTCTTTTTCCGCGTCGCGCTGTTTGCGCTGATAGCTGGCAAGAACCTGTTGAGCTTCTTCGCGAAGCTTACGGGCTTCATCAAGTTCGTTCTTGATGTCGTCTGCTCTCTTATCAAGCGCAGCTGTCACCATTCCGGGCACGCCGAAATAGAAGAGCAGCCCAACAAAGATACTGAAGCTGACCAGAACCCAGAAATTTGCATCTTGTAGCATCTGTCTAGATCCCCTTAAGCGAGTTCGCCGTCAACGGCGCGTTCTGCAGCTGCCCGGTCACTATCGCCCAGCAATTGCTGTGTGATTGCGTCGGCAACATCAACCGCCACATCCCGAACGTTGGTGAGCGCCTGGGTCTTCGTGGCATCAATCCGTTTTTCAGCATCCGCGATACGTGCAGCAAGCTGACCTTCCAGGTCCGCCCGGTGCGCGTCTGTTTCTGCTGTCAGGCGATCCCGCGTTTCCTGCGCAATCGAATGAGCGTGTGCGCGGGCTTCAGCCAGAGCGGTTTCGTAGGACGCGATGGCGTCATCCGTGTCGCTTTTGAGCTGAGCAGCCGTGTCTAGATCGTCTGCAATACGGTCGCGGCGTTCTTCAATAACGGTCGCAATCCGCGGCAGGGCGACCCGCGCCATGACGAGGTAGAGAACGCCAAAGACGAGCGTCAACCAAATGAGCTGAGGCGCGAAGGTGGCAAAATCTAACTGAGGCATATGCCTGTCTCCTGAGACTCAATCACCAATCCTGGAAGGAAGGCATTGAGGCGTTTCGCGTACACCGGTGACTGACAAGCCACCGGTGACATGCGAAAGAGGACTGTCTTCGAGGTCTACTTAAAGAACGAAGAGCAGGATCAGTGCAACAACAAGACCGAAGAGGCCTGTTGCTTCAGCAAGGGCGAAGCCCAGCAGCAGGTTAGGGAACTGTGCTGGTGCAGCAGCTGGGTTCCGCAGTGCGCCTGCCAGGTAGTTACCAAAGATGTGGCCGATGCCAACACCAGCGCCTGCAAGGGCGATACAAGCGATACCAGCGCCAATGAGCTTTGCTGCTTCAGGTTCCATGTCCGTGTCTCCGTAATGCGGGTCCGGATTGTCCCGGCCCTCTTTCAGTTAACTTATGGGGCAGAAAGCCCCGTTCAAAAAGTGAGTTCGCGCTGCGCCCTAGTGAAGATGCAGTGCGTCGTTGAGATAGATGCAGGTAAGAATGGCAAACACATAAGCCTGCAGGAATGCCACCAGAATTTCGAGGCCAGTAAAGGCCACCATGAAGGCGATCGGCGCAATCGCAAGACCTGTGAAAAGGCCCCCGGCGCCAAGAAAGCCGATCACAAATCCCGCAAACACTTTCAGCATCGTATGTCCGGCCATCATGTTGGCAAAAAGACGAACCGAAAGGCTGATCGGGCGGGAGAGATAGGAAATGACTTCAATCACAACAATCAGCGGCAACAGAACAGCCGGCAGGCCTTTTGGCACGAAGAGTGAGAGGAAGTGGAAACCGTGTTTCACAACACCGATAAGCGTCACACCGATAAAGATGAAGAGCGCCAGCGCAAACGTCACAATGATGTGGCTGGTGGTCGTGAAAGAGTAGGGAAGCATGCCCAGCATGTTTGAGAAGAGCACAAACATGAAAAGCGTGAAAATGAAGGGGAAGTAGTTCTGACCCGCTTTACCCACATTGTCGCGCACCATATTGGCAACAAATTCGTAGGAAAGCTCTGCAATTGACTGCCAGCGACCTGGGACCATGGCACGTCCGCTCATCGCGAACACTGTCAGGCTGATAATGCCGATGGCTGCAAACACCATCCACATGGAAGCGTTTGTGAAAGACGCGTCAATGCCACCGAAATGGATTGGAATAATCGGCGTCACTTCAAACTGGTGCATCGGATCAATGCCGAGGCCGCCGCTTTCTTGGTCTGCTGCTGACACGCTATTTGCCCTTACTTGTCACCGGACTGATCGCCCGACTTGCCCACCTGTTCCGCTGCATCGGCTGCCAGTTTCTGGGCCGTACGAAACACATTTAAAATTCCTGCGGCCATTCCCAGAAAGAAGAAGGTGAGCAAGCCCCAAGGCTTTGTGCCCAACAGATCATCAAAGATCCATCCGATAACGCCCCCGGCAACCAGGCCTGCGACCATTTCGGTCGAAAGTCTAAATGCCATGCCGATGGCGGTACTTCGTCTTCCAGTCTCGGCCGGCTCGGGGTTTTTCTGCCGATGGGCCTCCGTGTGGGCGCGGATTTTAGCGTCGAGCGCCGCAAGATCAGACTTATTGTCCGTACCAGCGTCGCCTGTATCGCCGTTACGTTCTGTCGGGGTCTTCATGGTACCGACCGAACCTCCGCGTTCCTCACGAAACCCCTGCAAAACTGCAGAATTTCGCCTCAAGCCGGGCGCACCCTACTTGGGCACCAGAACCCTGTCAAGGAAGTCTGAGAGGGCCCCAAGTGCTTGAAAAACAACACCAAATCAGAGCTTTTCGCAGGTGCGTCAATTGGCCTCCAGGTCTGGCTGATTCCCTGTGAAACGACGGAGGGAGCCAAGCACCGAATTAGGCCGCTGGAATGGACCTGAGTGAGCCTTAAACTGCTTCGCGAATACGCTCAGCTGCTTCCAGATCAACCGATACGAGGGTTGAAACGCCCCGTTCCTGCATGGTCACGCCAAAGAGGCGGCTCATCCGCGCCATGGAGAGGGCGTGGTGAGTGATGATCAGGAAGCGTGTATCCGTTGTGCGGACCATTTCTTCCATCAAATCGCAGAAACGCTCGACATTTGCATCATCCAGAGGGGCGTCAACCTCATCGAGGACGCAGATCGGTGATGGATTGGTGAGGAAGACCGCAAATATCAGTGACATTGCGGTCAGAGCCTGCTCGCCACCGGAGAGAAGCGACATAACCTGAAGGCGCTTGCCAGGAGGTCGCGCCATGATTTCTAGGCCAGCTTCCAGTGGATCATCTGATTCTGTCAGCTTCAGATGCGCGGTGCCGCCGCCAAACAGGTGGGTAAAGAGCCGCGTGAAGTTCTCATTCACCGTATCAAAGGCTTCCAGCATCCGCTGGCGGCCTTCTTTGTTCAGACTGGAGATGCCCTGACGAAGCCGCGCAATCGCCGCCTCCAGATCTTCGCGCTCGCGCATCATCGTATCGAGCTGTTCGTTGAGCTCTTGGGCTTCTTCGTCTGCGCGAAGGTTTACGCCGCCGAGATTTTCCCGCTCACGCTTCAGTTTTTCAAGCTTGGTCTCAATCTGCTCGAGATCCGGCAGCTCATCGCCTTCTTTGAGTTCAATGAGTGCGAGTGCGTCTTCTGGTTCGCATTCCAGGACTTCCCGGATGCGGGCCTCTGCGTCAGATTTGCGTTCCCGAGCACCGTCAACCAGGCCATCGATCCGAGCGCGATCTTCCCGAGCGCCAGACAAGGCCGTTTGGGTCTCGCGTGCAATCTTGTCGCATTCGGCAAGATTGTTCTCCGCAGCGGCGAGTGCATCTGCAGCTTGTGTCCGTGTTGCTTCAGCCTCTGAAATTTGCGTCAGAAGAGCACCACGTTTCTCTTCGATCTGGGCTGGAACTTTTTTCAGTTCTTCCAGCTGAGCCGCTGTTTCGGTATTGCGGGTTTCAAGCGTCTCGATCTGGCGTGTTGCATTGGTGGAGCGTAGCTCCCAGGCGGAGCGCTCTTCACCAATAGCTTGCAAGCGGCGCTGGCGCGCCTGCGCATCGCGGTTAAGGCCTTCAAGAGCCGCGCGGGCTTCCGACAGAGCAAGGCGAAGTTTGCCAACATCTTCACGTGCAGCACTAACCCGCGCCTGAAGCTCATCGCCCGGCCGCAAAGCTTCAAAAGAAGCGCGGTTTTCTTCCAATGTGCGTTTTACATCTGTGAGATCACCTGTAAGACGCTCTTCAGCTTCTGTAAGAGCGGCCAAACGGTTCAGCTGCGCAGATGCCTGACGTTCCGCATCGCTGAGCGCCTTGCGAAGGTTAGCTTCTGCGGATTGTGCTTCCCGCAATGCCTGCCGGCTTTCCCGCTCGCGCGAGGCGGCTTCTTCCACTTTAACGCGCGCAGCTTCATAGGCGTCACGCAGATCCCGCATGGTGGCGCGCGCAGTTTCAATCTCCGCTTCAAGGTCAGCGAGGCGGTTGCGTTGCTCAAGGCGTTTCGCAGCAGAAGTCGGGGCGTCAGCCGCCGCGGTATACCCATCCCAGCGCCACAGATCACCTGCGACAGAGACAAGCCGTTGACCCGGCTTCAGTTGGGCCTGCAAAGCCTTACCTTGTTCAGCAGAAACGAGACCAATTTGTCCAAGGCGTCTGGCAAATGCTGCCGGTCCACGGACAACAGATGAAAGTGGACGCGCAGCTTCTGGAAGCGCTGCATCACCATGTGCTTCCACAAGATCCCAGTGGATCGGCGCTGCGCTGTCTGTAGGAACAGAAAGGTCATCGCCTAACGCAGCACCAAGGGCCTTTTCATAGCCCGGTTCAACGGTGACCGCGTCGATGAGCGGAGGCCAAAGACCGCCTTCATCAACGGCGAGCATGTCTGCCAGTGTTTTTGCTTCCGCTGACAGGCCTTCAAGTTCCCGTTCAGCGCCTTGCAATGGCTCGCGCTTTTCAGCTTCATCAGCACGTGCTGCACGAAGGGCTTCTTCTGCGGCAAGGGCGACCTTCTCGGCTTCTTCAGCGCGGGCCATGGCTTCTTCAAGCTCTGCCCCTTGCTGCGCAATCGCGGCTTTCTTTTCTTCCGCGTCCGCGAGTGTTGCCCGCTCCGTCGCAATGTCGCTCAGCTGAGACGCGAGCTTTTCAATGCGCTGTTCGCCTTGTTGAATGGAGCGCTCCAGGCTTTGACGTTCCGCTGCCAAGGCAGCAGCTTCCTGGGAAAGCGTATCCAGCTCATTCTCCCGAGTCTGCAGCGCTTCGCTTGTCTCTGTGACTTTTGTGCGTGCCACCTCATGTGCGTCAGCTTGTGATGCATCTTGGGATTTGAGCTCAGCTTCTTCAGCGGTAAGTTTTTCAAGAGCCTCGCGGGTGTCGCTCATAAGCTCACGTTCGCGTGCAATGTCCTGCGTGATCTGTTCAAGACGGGCAACAAGCTGTGCGGCCTGTTCTTTGGCGCGGGCTTCTTCTGCGTCGAGATTTTCCCGTGCAACAGTCAAACGATGAAGACCAGCAGCTGCATGGGCTTCTGCGTCACGCAACTCAGGAAGTTTTTCTGAAGCCTGAGCTTGCGCCGTGGAGGCCGCTGCCGCCAGCTGAGTCAGCTCAGCAACGCGCGCATCTGTTTCTGTGAGTCGCTTTTCTTCTTCGCCAAGTGTTTCGGTGGCGTTCGCCCATTTCATGTGAAGCACAGTGGCTTCTGCCCGGCGAATGTGCCCGGACAGGTTGCGGTAACGCGTTGCCTGCCGCGCCTGGCGTTTAAGGCCGGCGAGCTGCGTTTCAATCTGCACCACCACATCATCAAGACGGGTGAGATTTGTCTCTGCAGCTTTTAGACGCAACTCCGCCTCATGACGACGCGTATGGAGGCCGGTAATGCCAGCGGCTTCTTCCAGAATTCGGCGACGGTTCACGGGTTTGGACGCAATCAGCTGTCCAATTTGTCCTTGGCGAACCAGGGCCGGGGAGTGGGAGCCGGTGGAGGCATCAGCAAATAGAAGTTGCACGTCGCGGGCGCGAACGTCTTTGCCATTGATGCGATATTGTGAGCCTGCGTCTTTCTCAATGCGCCGCGACACTTCCAGTATATCTGACTCATTATAGGCCGCAGGCGCGCTGCGATCTGCATTGTCGATCGTCAGAACGACTTCTGCATTGTTCCGTGCCGGGCGTCCTGCTGTCCCTGCGAAGATCACGTCTTCCATGCCGGACCCGCGCATATTCTTGAACGAGTTCTCGCCCATAACCCAGCGCATGGCTTCCAACAGGTTGGACTTGCCGCACCCATTTGGGCCGACAACGCCTGTAAGGCCAGGTTCGATCAACAGGTCTGTTGTATCGACGAATGATTTGAATCCAGAAAGACGCAGACGAGAGAACTTCAAGACAGTGTCCGTTATATTAGTGGTTTAAGCCCCTTTGTGATCTGACGAACCTCCCTTGCAATGACTAAGCAAGGGCCCCCTGTGGCTAAATAGGGTCCGTCAGAACCTCAAAGCAATGGATCACGATTCGGGTAGGTACTTAAGCAAAACCTCTTCGAATTCGGAGAATGGCAAAGCGCCTTCAACTTTTTGACCGTTTACAAAGAAGGAAGGTGTCGAACGCACGCCGTGAACTTCCTGGCCCCGCGCCTGGACCTCTCTTACATGTGCGAAAATTTCTTCATTCTGGATGCAAGCTTCGTAGGCTTCGCCGGAAAAACCACCTTGCTTCGCGATGGCTTCAAGATTTTCCCCAGGATTTCCTTGGAACGCCCATTGCGGTTGTTGCTCAAACAGAACATCGAGGAATTTGTAGTAACGGTCTTCGCCAGAGCAGCGGGCCAGCATCACTGCGGCTGTGGCGGCAGGATCAAACGGGAAGGCCCTGACCACCCAGCGCACTTTTCCGGTTTCAATGTATTTCTCCTTGATCTCTGGAAAGCTCTGCAGGTGAAACGCCGCACAGTGATTGCAGGTGAGCGAAGCATATTCATAGACTGTGACAGGCGCATCGTCCGCGCCGAGTGCGTAATCGCCCATTGGCCCTGCGACCGCCAGTGCGTCGGTTACCTCAGGATTAGCGGTTGCCGCGGCCCCAGCCCCGTTTCCGTTGGAATTCATGAAGGCGAAGGCCGCCAGAATGAGGACCAGCAGGGCACCGCCCCCGATCAGCAAATTGCGCTTATTTTGTTCCACTTTTAAATATCCCTACTAGATGTTGCGTGATTATAGGCTTCTTGTCCGGTCTCTCAACCGATCCTTTCGCTTGCAAACGGCAGAGAATCGGGACTTAGCGCCGTCTGGTACCGGGCCGGTTGGGTCTTTTCTGAGAGCCGAGCACCCGACGTCCAAGCTCTTCCAGGGAGGCGCGGAGCGCGTCCGACTGGATTTGTGCCGTTTCGGACTGCAGAGTCGCCTCTTGGCTAGGCGACAATGTGGCAATCTGCCGTTTTCTGATGGGTTTCGGCAGCGGCAGCGGCGCCTGAATGAGCTTGATCCGCGTCACCGCCTGGTAGCCATAATAGGAGTTGATCCGTTCAAGGATTTGCGGCTCCTGATGGGCAAATTCTAGGGCCCCAGGCCCGTCGACCCTCACCGTGAGGGTGGCCCCTTCTGACCGCCTGGGGTTTTCATTCGATTTTGTGCGTGGGAATGCGAGCTTTTCCGGCATGGAAAGGCCGGACAGTGACGCCCCCACAATCTCCGGCCAATGGCGGACAATATGATCCTGCTGAAAGCCGCGCGCCTTGAACACATTGCGGGCTGTTGCTGCAATCTGTTTGGTGACAGGCAACGGCACTCTGGCGCGACGGGGTGGTCGGAAGGTAGACATGGGGTGAGTGTGCCCCATTTTGTAGGGGAGTGCGATGGGGCGATCTGTCCTGATCGACCAAACAGGTAGGAATTAGTGTGAGACCTCCCAAAGCGTCAGATCTGTTGACCTGGTACGACGCCCACGCGCGTCGCCTGCCCTGGCGCGCGCTGCCGGGTGAAACCGCAGACCCTTATGCGGTCTGGTTGTCGGAGATCATGTTGCAGCAAACGACGGTGGCGACCGTTGGACCCTATTTCCAGAAGTTCTTGGCCAAATGGCCTCGCGTGGGTGACCTCGCCGCTGCCGACATAGATGAAGTCATGCATGCCTGGGCGGGGCTGGGATATTACAGCCGCGCCCGCAACCTGCATGCCTGCGCGAAACAGGTGGCCGATGAGCATGGCGGCACCTTTCCAGACACAGAAGAGGCGCTCTCCGCACTGCCGGGGATTGGCCCCTACACCGCGGCAGCCGTCGCCTCCATTGCCTTTGATCGTCCCGCTGTCGTGGTCGACGGCAATGTGGAAAGGGTGATCGCGCGCATCTTCGACATTCGCGAACCCTTGCCCGGCGCAAAAAAAACCATCAAGGAAATGACGGCGACACTGACGCCAAAAAAACGTCCCGGCGACTTCGCACAAGCCATGATGGACTTGGGTGCCACCATCTGCACGCCTCGGCGGCCATCTTGCGACAGATGCCCTTGGAACAAATCCTGTCAGGCATTGAAAGCGGGCGACCCGGAAACACTTCCGGTGAAGGCACCTAAGAAGCAAAAGCCGACCCGCAAGGGCGCAGCCTTTTGGACGGTGCGCAAAGATGGCGCAATTCTCCTTCGCAAGCGTCCACCCAAAGGCCTGCTCGGCGGCATGATGGAAGTCCCGTCAACACAGTGGGTGGAGGAGACACGAGAAGAGGAAACGCTTGTCTCGGAAGCACCGCTGGCAAAACCCAAATGGAAAAAGCGGGTCGGGCAGGTGCGTCACACCTTCACCCACTTTCATCTGGAGCTCGACTTGTACGAAGCGTCTGTGCCTCTAAAGGCAAATGCCGACGGCGAATGGGTCTTGCCGGAAAACCTGGGCGACCACGCCCTGCCGACGGTGATGAAAAAGGTCGTGGCACTGGCGCTCTCGGATGAACAAGAAAACGCCGGACCGCGTTGAGCGTTTCCAGGTGAAGTGTAAAACGGTTCACCGTCCGGAAACGCGGCTCAAAAAACAGAACCGCTCAAATCATGAGCGGTTCTGGGGCGACCCGGCGTCAGTAGTGCACAATTCAGAAAGAAGTTAGCTCGCGTAAATCTCTTTGCGCACCTTTTGGCGCAGAAGGTCGATGGGCTGCAGCTTGCCGCGTTTCTTGTAGTGCCAGAACGTCCAGCCATTGCAAGCGGCAGCGCCTTGTACATGTGCGCCGATTTTGTGGATCGAGCCGGTAGCGTCTTTACAAGCGAGTGTTCCGTCAGCACGAACCCGCGCTGCATGGCGGCTGGCTGGATCATAGAGAACAGTGCCCGGTGACAGGAGACCACGCTCGACAATTGTGCCGAAGGGGACACGTGGCTCGGACTTCTTGGATTGCGTGACTTCAATGTCTTCCGCAGTGCCGGACTTGGTAGACTTCAACCGCTTCTTGGCAGCGTCAATGTAAGAAGTTTCGCGCTCCAGACCGATAAAGTTCCGCCCAAGCTTCTTGGCGACGGCGCCAGTTGTGCCGGTACCGAAGAACGGGTCGAGCACAATGTCGCCAGGGTTGGTAGTGGAGAGCAGCACCCTGTGCAAAAGCGATTCAGGTTTTTGTGTCGGGTGAGCTTTGGCTCCATCGTCGCCTTTCAGGCGCTCGCCGCCCGTGCATATCGGGAGCACCCAGTCAGAGCGCATCTGCACATCTTCATTGAGCGCTTTCATGGCGTCATAGTTGAACGTGTATTTGGATTTCTCAGACTTTGACGCCCAGATCAGGGTTTCGTGAGCGTTCGTAAAACGCGTACCGCGAAAGTTCGGCATCGGGTTTGTCTTGCGCCAGACAACATCATTCATGATCCAGAAGCCGAGATCCTGAAGTTTCGCGCCAACCCGGAAAATATTGTGATAGGAGCCAATCACCCAGATCGCACCGCTATCTTTCAGGATGCGCCGTGCGGCAGTCATCCACTCATGGGTGAACTGGTCATAGGTTTCAAAGCTCGCGAACTGGTCCCACTTGTCAGTGACGCCATCAACCTTGCTTTGGTCAGGCCGGGTGAGATCACCTTGCAGCTGAAGATTGTAAGGCGGGTCTGCGAAGATAAGATCGACGGATTTTTCCGGCATCGCATTCATCAGCTCAATGCAATCGCCCTGTAGGATTTCGTTGGCCGGCAACCGGCTCATTTGACCTTTACGCCCCACGCTTTACTGCCCCCGTGCGCGCGTCTCAGTTGGTCGGACGCGCGTATAAAGCATTTCCAGGATAAGTGGACCCGGTTATCCGTCCGGAAATGCGGAAAAACATGGAATTAAAGCGTCCTCTTATGAGTCCACTTAAACGCGAACGCTTTAATTCGGTTCATGAAAGTGTTGGGTGAATCATGAGTCTCCATGGTTAACCCCCGGTTAATCCCGGCGAATCATTTTAGGAATCAAAGGCTTAAGGGAGCAACCCACCAAATAGAGTCTGTCCTGGACTCAAGTGCTCAACATGTTGCGTATGGGCTTGTAGGAACGTCGGTGGTGTTCGTTAACCCCCAACCGTTCAATGCCCGACTTATGCACAGCCGTGCCATAGCCCACATTGGTGTCCCAGCCATAGCCGGGAAACTCTTTGTCGAGCGCCTGCATCAACCGATCCCGCGTGACTTTGGCAATGATGGAGGCGGCCGCAATGGAAACTGAACGTCCATCGCCACCAATCACCGCTTCAGCTTTACAGGGAAGGAGAGGGGTTTTGTTTCCGTCAACAAGCGCAATTTCGGGTTGAGTGGGAAGACCTACGACAGCATCTCGCATGGCGTCCATCGTGGCGTTCAGCACATTGCGCACTTCAACCTGTTCAACACTGCCATAGCCGACACCAACTTCCGCCACATCCATGATGACGTCATAGAGGGCGTCGCGTTTTTTGGCGGATAGTTTTTTGCTGTCATCAAGCCCGTCTGGAATATGAGCAGGATCTAGAATAACGGCAGCTGCAACCACAGGTCCCGCCCAGGCCCCGCGTCCCGCTTCATCGACGCCGGCAATGCGAAGCTTTGGCGCGCCTGCAGCACGTTCCAGACTGAAATCCGGTCCACCAAAAAGAGAAGTCTTCTCACTCATAGCCGCCAGTTTGCACCGGCTTATTAGCGGATACAAATGGCAGCTAGCAGGGTTTAGCTTTTAAAGAGTTCAAAAAAGAGCGAGCTGATCGCCAACTTTCTCCGGCACCTGGAACGAGGAGCAATCAAGCCCACCATTCAGTGCATGGGTATGGGAGCTTTTGCTCGTGCGAATGCCAAGCTTTTCTGCGGTAAGATCAAAGCGCCGTTTGATCGTCCAGGCATAGGGCCCGTCGCCCCGCATCCGCTTGCCCCATTCTGCATCATATTCTTTGCCGCCCCGCGTATCGCGAATGAGCTTCATCACCTTCTTGGCTTTATCGGGCGCCGTATCGCCAAGCCATTCCTTGAACAGGTCTTTGATCTCATGGGGCAGGCGCAACAGGATGAAGCCTGCCTGTTCCACACCTGCATAGTGGGCCCCGCGCAGAATGCGCTCAATCTCGTGATCATTAAGGCCCGGAATAACCGGCGCTATCATCACGCCCGTCGGTATGCCTGCACCAGAGAGAAGCTCCAATGCCGCCATGCGCCGTGTGGGAGCGCTGGCGCGGGGTTCCATGGCCCGGGCGAGCTTCTTATCGAGCG is a window from the Rhodobiaceae bacterium genome containing:
- the atpF gene encoding ATP synthase subunit b; translation: MLQDANFWVLVSFSIFVGLLFYFGVPGMVTAALDKRADDIKNELDEARKLREEAQQVLASYQRKQRDAEKEAEAIVEQARAEAERLAIETKENLAQQVERRTQLAEDKIGQAEAQALQEVRSVAADIAVSAARKIIEEKLDGDRAAQLIDKSIAEVKDKLH
- the atpG gene encoding ATP synthase subunit b', yielding MPQLDFATFAPQLIWLTLVFGVLYLVMARVALPRIATVIEERRDRIADDLDTAAQLKSDTDDAIASYETALAEARAHAHSIAQETRDRLTAETDAHRADLEGQLAARIADAEKRIDATKTQALTNVRDVAVDVADAITQQLLGDSDRAAAERAVDGELA
- the atpE gene encoding ATP synthase subunit c, with the protein product MEPEAAKLIGAGIACIALAGAGVGIGHIFGNYLAGALRNPAAAPAQFPNLLLGFALAEATGLFGLVVALILLFVL
- the atpB gene encoding ATP synthase subunit a, coding for MSAADQESGGLGIDPMHQFEVTPIIPIHFGGIDASFTNASMWMVFAAIGIISLTVFAMSGRAMVPGRWQSIAELSYEFVANMVRDNVGKAGQNYFPFIFTLFMFVLFSNMLGMLPYSFTTTSHIIVTFALALFIFIGVTLIGVVKHGFHFLSLFVPKGLPAVLLPLIVVIEVISYLSRPISLSVRLFANMMAGHTMLKVFAGFVIGFLGAGGLFTGLAIAPIAFMVAFTGLEILVAFLQAYVFAILTCIYLNDALHLH
- the atpI gene encoding ATP synthase protein I; protein product: MKTPTERNGDTGDAGTDNKSDLAALDAKIRAHTEAHRQKNPEPAETGRRSTAIGMAFRLSTEMVAGLVAGGVIGWIFDDLLGTKPWGLLTFFFLGMAAGILNVFRTAQKLAADAAEQVGKSGDQSGDK
- the smc gene encoding chromosome partition protein Smc — protein: MKFSRLRLSGFKSFVDTTDLLIEPGLTGVVGPNGCGKSNLLEAMRWVMGENSFKNMRGSGMEDVIFAGTAGRPARNNAEVVLTIDNADRSAPAAYNESDILEVSRRIEKDAGSQYRINGKDVRARDVQLLFADASTGSHSPALVRQGQIGQLIASKPVNRRRILEEAAGITGLHTRRHEAELRLKAAETNLTRLDDVVVQIETQLAGLKRQARQATRYRNLSGHIRRAEATVLHMKWANATETLGEEEKRLTETDARVAELTQLAAAASTAQAQASEKLPELRDAEAHAAAGLHRLTVARENLDAEEARAKEQAAQLVARLEQITQDIARERELMSDTREALEKLTAEEAELKSQDASQADAHEVARTKVTETSEALQTRENELDTLSQEAAALAAERQSLERSIQQGEQRIEKLASQLSDIATERATLADAEEKKAAIAQQGAELEEAMARAEEAEKVALAAEEALRAARADEAEKREPLQGAERELEGLSAEAKTLADMLAVDEGGLWPPLIDAVTVEPGYEKALGAALGDDLSVPTDSAAPIHWDLVEAHGDAALPEAARPLSSVVRGPAAFARRLGQIGLVSAEQGKALQAQLKPGQRLVSVAGDLWRWDGYTAAADAPTSAAKRLEQRNRLADLEAEIETARATMRDLRDAYEAARVKVEEAASRERESRQALREAQSAEANLRKALSDAERQASAQLNRLAALTEAEERLTGDLTDVKRTLEENRASFEALRPGDELQARVSAAREDVGKLRLALSEARAALEGLNRDAQARQRRLQAIGEERSAWELRSTNATRQIETLETRNTETAAQLEELKKVPAQIEEKRGALLTQISEAEATRTQAADALAAAENNLAECDKIARETQTALSGAREDRARIDGLVDGARERKSDAEARIREVLECEPEDALALIELKEGDELPDLEQIETKLEKLKRERENLGGVNLRADEEAQELNEQLDTMMREREDLEAAIARLRQGISSLNKEGRQRMLEAFDTVNENFTRLFTHLFGGGTAHLKLTESDDPLEAGLEIMARPPGKRLQVMSLLSGGEQALTAMSLIFAVFLTNPSPICVLDEVDAPLDDANVERFCDLMEEMVRTTDTRFLIITHHALSMARMSRLFGVTMQERGVSTLVSVDLEAAERIREAV
- the bdbD gene encoding disulfide bond formation protein D → MEQNKRNLLIGGGALLVLILAAFAFMNSNGNGAGAAATANPEVTDALAVAGPMGDYALGADDAPVTVYEYASLTCNHCAAFHLQSFPEIKEKYIETGKVRWVVRAFPFDPAATAAVMLARCSGEDRYYKFLDVLFEQQPQWAFQGNPGENLEAIAKQGGFSGEAYEACIQNEEIFAHVREVQARGQEVHGVRSTPSFFVNGQKVEGALPFSEFEEVLLKYLPES
- a CDS encoding hypothetical protein (protein of unknown function (DUF721)), whose protein sequence is MSTFRPPRRARVPLPVTKQIAATARNVFKARGFQQDHIVRHWPEIVGASLSGLSMPEKLAFPRTKSNENPRRSEGATLTVRVDGPGALEFAHQEPQILERINSYYGYQAVTRIKLIQAPLPLPKPIRKRQIATLSPSQEATLQSETAQIQSDALRASLEELGRRVLGSQKRPNRPGTRRR
- the mutY gene encoding adenine DNA glycosylase, with translation MRPPKASDLLTWYDAHARRLPWRALPGETADPYAVWLSEIMLQQTTVATVGPYFQKFLAKWPRVGDLAAADIDEVMHAWAGLGYYSRARNLHACAKQVADEHGGTFPDTEEALSALPGIGPYTAAAVASIAFDRPAVVVDGNVERVIARIFDIREPLPGAKKTIKEMTATLTPKKRPGDFAQAMMDLGATICTPRRPSCDRCPWNKSCQALKAGDPETLPVKAPKKQKPTRKGAAFWTVRKDGAILLRKRPPKGLLGGMMEVPSTQWVEETREEETLVSEAPLAKPKWKKRVGQVRHTFTHFHLELDLYEASVPLKANADGEWVLPENLGDHALPTVMKKVVALALSDEQENAGPR
- the dpnA gene encoding modification methylase DpnIIB, whose product is MSRLPANEILQGDCIELMNAMPEKSVDLIFADPPYNLQLQGDLTRPDQSKVDGVTDKWDQFASFETYDQFTHEWMTAARRILKDSGAIWVIGSYHNIFRVGAKLQDLGFWIMNDVVWRKTNPMPNFRGTRFTNAHETLIWASKSEKSKYTFNYDAMKALNEDVQMRSDWVLPICTGGERLKGDDGAKAHPTQKPESLLHRVLLSTTNPGDIVLDPFFGTGTTGAVAKKLGRNFIGLERETSYIDAAKKRLKSTKSGTAEDIEVTQSKKSEPRVPFGTIVERGLLSPGTVLYDPASRHAARVRADGTLACKDATGSIHKIGAHVQGAAACNGWTFWHYKKRGKLQPIDLLRQKVRKEIYAS
- the rnhB gene encoding ribonuclease HII — protein: MSEKTSLFGGPDFSLERAAGAPKLRIAGVDEAGRGAWAGPVVAAAVILDPAHIPDGLDDSKKLSAKKRDALYDVIMDVAEVGVGYGSVEQVEVRNVLNATMDAMRDAVVGLPTQPEIALVDGNKTPLLPCKAEAVIGGDGRSVSIAAASIIAKVTRDRLMQALDKEFPGYGWDTNVGYGTAVHKSGIERLGVNEHHRRSYKPIRNMLST